In Drosophila teissieri strain GT53w chromosome 2R, Prin_Dtei_1.1, whole genome shotgun sequence, the following proteins share a genomic window:
- the LOC122612621 gene encoding tripeptidyl-peptidase 2, with product MATSGIVESFPTGALVPKAETGVLNFLQKYPEYDGRDVTIAIFDSGVDPRATGLETLCDGKTVKVIERYDCSGCGDVDMKKKVTPDENGNLKGLSGNSLKLSPELMALNTDPEKAVRVGLKSFSDLVPSKVRNNIVAQAKLKHWDQPHKTATANASRKIVEFESQNPGEASKLPWDKKILKENLDFELEMLNSYEKVYGDIKTSYDCILFPTANGWLTIVDTTEQGDLDQALRIGEYSRTHETRNVDDFLSISVNVHDEGNVLEVVGMSSPHGTHVSSIASGNHSSRDVDGVAPNAKIVSMTIGDGRLGSMETGTALVRAMTKVMELCRDGRRIDVINMSYGEHANWSNSGRIGELMNEVVNKYGVVWVASAGNHGPALCTVGTPPDISQPSLIGVGAYVSPQMMEAEYAMREKLPGNVYTWTSRDPCIDGGQGVTVCAPGGAIASVPQFTMSKSQLMNGTSMSAPHVAGAVALLISGLKQQNIEYSPYSIKRAISATATKLGYVDPFAQGHGLLNVEKAFEHLTEHRQSKDNMLRFSVRVGNNQAKGIHLRQGVQRKFVDYNVNIEPIFFNDKEADPKDKFNFNVRLNLIASQPWVQCGAFLDLSYGTRSIAVRIDPTGLQPGVHSAVIRAYDTDCVQKGSLFEIPVTVVQPHVLESDNTPVFEPASSKGDNSVEFQPNTIQRDFILVPEQATWAELRMRITDPNRGKDIGKFFVHTNQLLPKQSCRKLETMKIVVVGSENESTMAFKVKPGKILELCIAKYWSNYGQSHLKYSLRFRGVEAHNPNAYVMHAGRGIHKLEVEALVSEDVKPLLQLKNAEVVLKPTEAKISPLSATRDVIPDGRQVYQNLLAYNLNVAKPADVSLYAPIFNDLLYEAEFESQMWMLYDANKALVATGDAHSHTSFTKLDKGEYTIKLQVRHEKRELLEKISEANLVASFKLTNLLTLDFYENYNQCIVGGTKYVSGLLRGSTRVLYIAPITQERLTKANLPAQCAWLSGNLVFPQDEAGRRVAQHPFTYILNPAEKKAHTNGSSNGSSAAGSTAAAAAAPSANGAKPKAPATPQAATSVTNPAAGDGITVQNDPPVDSSVSPASPKKGKASADDYAESLRDFQCSHIVKCELDMAEKIYNEVVAAHPKHLQANLLLIQNIESNQLKSQLPLTFVNAQKTSPPESGECSDKQKEDQKKLRSALERIVKLADKVIQETDAEALLSYYGLKNDTRADAAKIKTNMDKQKNNLIEALSKKGIAVAKLAVLDDSIKDRLAEINDLYSEIIKFVDANDSKAIQFALWHAYAHGHYGRMYKYVVKLIEEKRSRDYFGELAAINGALGHEHICTVINRMMVTAFPSSFRLF from the exons ATGGCCACCAGCGGTATTGTCGAGTCATTTCCCACGGGCGCCCTGGTTCCCAAGGCGGAGACGGGGGTGCTGAACTTCCTGCAGAAGTACCCGGAGTACGATGGACGCGACGTCACCATAGCCATCTTCGATTCCGGCGTTGATCCCCGGGCAACGGGACTGGAG ACGCTGTGCGATGGGAAGACCGTTAAAGTAATAGAGCGGTACGACTGCTCCGGGTGCGGCGACGTGGACATGAAGAAGAAGGTGACGCCGGATGAGAACGGCAACCTGAAGGGCCTGTCCGGAAACTCGCTCAAACTGAGTCCGGAGCTGATGGCTCTAAACACAGATCCGGAGAAGGCGGTGCGGGTGGGCCTCAAGAGCTTCAGCGATTTGGTGCCCTCCAAGGTGCGGAACAACATTGTGGCCCAGGCCAAGCTGAAGCACTGGGACCAGCCGCACAAGACGGCCACTGCCAACGCCAGTCGCAAGATTGTCGAATTTGAGTCACAAAATCCAG GAGAAGCCTCAAAACTGCCCTGGGACAAGAAGATATTGAAAGAGAATCTAGACTTTGAGCTGGAGATGTTAAATAGCTACGAGAAAGTGTACGGCGACATAAAGACGTCCTACGACTGCATCCTTTTTCCCACGGCCAACGGCTGGCTGACAATTGTCGACACCACGGAGCAGGGCGATCTGGACCAGGCCCTGCGCATTGGCGAGTACTCGCGGACGCACGAGACCCGCAACGTGGACGACTTCCTTTCTATATCGGTGAACGTCCACGACGAGGGCAACGTACTGGAGGTGGTCGGCATGAGTTCACCCCACGGCACCCACGTATCGTCCATTGCCAGCGGCAACCATAGCTCCCGGGACGTGGATGGCGTGGCGCCGAATGCTAAGATCGTGTCTATGACCATCGGGGATGGTCGACTTGGGTCTATGGAGACCGGCACGGCATTAGTACGGGCCATGACCAAGGTAATGGAACTATGTCGCGATGGCAGACGCATCGATGTGATCAACATGAGCTATGGCGAGCACGCCAATTGGTCAAATTCCGG CCGCATTGGGGAGCTCATGAACGAGGTTGTCAACAAGTATGGCGTGGTGTGGGTGGCTTCGGCCGGCAACCATGGCCCAGCACTATGCACTGTGGGAACTCCGCCTGACATTAGCCAGCCCAGTTTGATCGGTGTAGGCGCCTACGTTTCGCCCCAGATGATGGAGGCCGAGTACGCCATGCGAGAGAAGCTGCCCGGTAACGTGTACACCTGGACATCGCGAGATCCCTGCATCGACGGAGGACAGGGCGTGACCGTGTGCGCTCCGGGCGGAGCCATTGCGTCCGTGCCTCAGTTCACCATGAGCAAGTCCCAGCTGATGAACGGGACCAGCATGTCGGCACCTCATGTGGCCGGCGCCGTCGCTCTGCTCATCTCCGGTCTGAAGCAACAGAACATCGAGTATTCGCCGTACAGTATTAAGCGGGCGATCAGCGCCACTGCCACCAAGCTGGGCTATGTGGATCCCTTTGCTCAGGGTCATGGCTTGCTCAACGTTGAGAAGGCATTCGAGCATCTGACTGAGCACCGCCAGTCCAAGGATAATATGCTCAG GTTCTCCGTGCGCGTGGGCAACAACCAGGCAAAGGGCATTCATTTGCGTCAAGGCGTGCAGCGCAAGTTCGTCGATTACAACGTGAATATAGAGCCCATCTTCTTCAATGACAAGGAGGCGG ATCCCAAGGACAAGTTCAACTTTAATGTACGCCTGAATCTTATTGCCTCGCAGCCGTGGGTGCAGTGCGGAGCTTTCTTGGATCTTAGCTATGGCACCCGCTCCATTGCCGTGCGAATCGATCCCACTGGACTGCAGCCAGGCGTTCACAGCGCTGT GATTCGGGCCTATGACACTGACTGCGTGCAGAAGGGTTCCCTCTTTGAGATTCCTGTCACGGTGGTGCAGCCCCATGTGCTGGAGTCGGACAACACGCCGGTTTTCGAACCAGCCTCCTCCAAGGGAGACAACAGCGTGGAGTTTCAGCCAAACACCATTCAAAGGGACTTTATCCTGGTGCCAGAACAAGCTACTTGGGCGG AGCTGCGTATGCGTATCACCGATCCCAATCGTGGCAAGGACATTGGAAAGTTCTTTGTGCATACGAACCAACTGCTCCCCAAGCAATCGTGCCGTAAGCTTGAGACTATGAAGATCGTGGTTGTCGGCTCGGAAAACGAATCTACAATGGCTTTTAAAGTTAAG CCTGGCAAGATTCTGGAGCTATGCATTGCCAAGTACTGGTCGAACTATGGCCAGAGTCATCTGAAGTACAGCTTGCGTTTCCGTGGCGTGGAAGCCCACAATCCCAATGCCT ATGTCATGCATGCGGGCAGGGGAATTCACAAGCTGGAGGTCGAGGCCCTGGTCTCGGAAGATGTGAAACccctgctgcagctgaaaaATGCCGAAGTGGTGCTAAAACCGACCGAAGCCAAGATCTCGCCGCTAAGCGCCACACGAGACGTTATCCCAGACGGACGTCAGGTGTACCAGAACCTGCTGGCCTATAACTTGAACGTGGCCAAGCCCGCAGATGTGTCGCTATACGCACCGATTTTCAACGACCTGTTGTATGAAGCGGAGTTTGAGTCCCAGATGTGGATGCTTTACGATGCAAACAAGGCTCTGGTGGCCACCGGCGATGCCCACTCCCACACTTCCTTCACAAAGCTCGATAAGGGCGAATACACAATTAAACTGCAGGTGCGTCACGAGAAGCGCGAACTGCTGGAGAAGATCTCGGAGGCCAACCTGGTGGCCTCATTCAAGCTGACCAACTTGCTCACCCTTGACTTCTACGAGAACTACAATCAGTGCATCGTGGGAGGTACTAAGTACGTCTCGGGTCTGCTGAGGGGGTCCACTCGGGTGTTGTATATCGCTCCTATTACCCAAGAGCGACTCACCAAGGCCAATCTGCCCGCTCAATGTGCCTGGCTGAGTGGCAATCTCGTATTCCCGCAAGATGAGGCCGGACGGCGCGTGGCTCAGCATCCTTTCACTTACATCCTCAATCCCGCTGAGAAAAAGGCACACACCAATGGCTCAAGTAACGGTTCCAGCGCTGCCGGGTccacagctgcagcagctgctgcccccTCTGCTAATGGCGCAAAGCCGAAAGCTCCGGCGACTCCACAAGCGGCCACCTCGGTGACCAATCCTGCCGCCGGCGATGGAATCACAGTTCAGAATGACCCTCCGGTGGACAGCAGTGTCAGTCCCGCCTCGCCCAAAAAGGGCAAGGCCAGTGCTGACGACTATGCCGAAAGTTTGCGCGACTTCCAATGCTCGCACATTGTCAAGTGTG AGCTGGATATGGCAGAGAAAATCTATAATGAGGTGGTGGCTGCGCATCCCAAGCATTTGCAGGCAAACCTGTTGCTCATCCAGAATATCGAGTCCAATCAGCTGAAGTCGCAATTGCCGCTGACCTTCGTCAATGCCCAAAAGACATCCCCACCAGAATCAGGCGAGTGCTCCGACAAGCAAAAGGAGGATCAAAAGAAACTACGAAGCGCCCTGGAGCGCATTGTTAAGCTAGCCGACAAGGTGATCCAGGAGACCGATGCCGAGGCACTGCTCTCCTACTATGGCCTGAAGAACGATACTCGTGCCGATGCAGCCAAGATAAAGAC CAACATGGACAAGCAGAAGAATAATCTCATTGAGGCGCTTAGCAAGAAGGGCATTGCTGTGGCCAAGCTGGCCGTTTTAGACGACAGCATCAAGGATCGCCTGGCTGAGATCAACGATCTGTACAGTGAGATTATCAAGTTCGTGGACGCCAACGACTCCAAGGCCATCCAGTTTGCACTGTGGCACGCCTATGCCCATGGACACTACGGTCGCATGTACAAGTACGTGGTGAAGCTGATTGAGGAGAAGCGCTCCCGCGATTACTTCGGGGAGCTGGCCGCCATCAACGGCGCCCTGGGTCACGAGCACATCTGTACTGTCATCAACCGTATGATGGTCACTGCCTTTCCCAGCAGCTTCCGTTTGTTCTGA